The Orcinus orca chromosome 16, mOrcOrc1.1, whole genome shotgun sequence genome includes a window with the following:
- the CRYM gene encoding ketimine reductase mu-crystallin isoform X1: MSSVPAFLSAADVQDHLRSSSLLIPPLEAALANFSSGPEGGVMQPVRTVVPVAKHSGFLGVMPAYSAAEDALTTKLVTFYEGHSTTSTVPSHQATVLLFQPSDGSLLAVMDGNIITAKRTAAVSAIATKFLKPPSSEVLCILGAGVQAYSHYEVFTEQFSFKEVRIWNRTKENAEKFANTVQGEVRVCSSVQEAVTGADVIITVTMATEPILFGEWVKPGAHINAIGASRPDWRELDDELMTQAVLYVDSQEAALKESGDVLLSGAEIFAELGEVVKGVKPAHCEKTTVFKSLGMAVEDMVAAKLVYDSWSSGK, translated from the exons ATGAGCTCTGTGCCAGCGTTCCTGAGCGCGGCAGATGTGCAGGACCACCTCCGCAGCTCTAGCCTACTCATCCCGCCTCTGGAGGCGGCTCTGGCCAACTTCTCCAGCGGCCCCGAAGGAGGGGTCATGCAGCCGGTGCGCACCGTGGTGCCCGTGGCCAAACACAGTGG TTTCCTGGGGGTCATGCCCGCCTACAGTGCAGCAGAGGACGCCCTGACCACCAAGTTGGTCACCTTCTATGAGGGCCACAGCACCACCTCCACTGTCCCCTCCCATCAGGCCACTGTGCTACTCTTCCAGCCGAGCGATGGCTCCCTTCTGGCG GTCATGGATGGAAATATCATAACTGCAAAGAGAACAGCTGCAGTGTCTGCCATCGCCACCAAG TTTTTGAAACCCCCCAGCAGTGAAGTGTTGTGTATCCTTGGAGCTGGCGTCCAGGCTTATAGCCATTATGAGGTCTTCACAGAGCAGTTCTCCTTTAAGGAG GTGAGGATATGGAACCGCACcaaagaaaatgcagagaagtTTGCGAACACAGTGCAAGGAGAGGTACGGGTCTGTTCATCGGTTCAGGAGGCTGTGACCGGGGCAGATGTGATCATCACAGTCACCATGGCAACGGAGCCCATTTTGTTCGGTGAATGGGTGAAGCCCGGGGCTCACATCAATG CCATCGGCGCCAGCAGACCTGACTGGAGAGAGCTGGATGATGAGCTCATGACACAGGCTGTGCTGTATGTGGATTCCCAGGAGGCCGCCCTGAAAGAGTCTGGAGATGTCCTCTTGTCAGGG GCCGAGATCTTCGCTGAGCTCGGAGAAGTGGTAAAGGGAGTGAAACCAGCCCACTGTGAGAAGACTACGGTGTTCAAGTCTTTGG
- the CRYM gene encoding ketimine reductase mu-crystallin isoform X2, with translation MSSVPAFLSAADVQDHLRSSSLLIPPLEAALANFSSGPEGGVMQPVRTVVPVAKHSGFLGVMPAYSAAEDALTTKLVTFYEGHSTTSTVPSHQATVLLFQPSDGSLLAVMDGNIITAKRTAAVSAIATKVRIWNRTKENAEKFANTVQGEVRVCSSVQEAVTGADVIITVTMATEPILFGEWVKPGAHINAIGASRPDWRELDDELMTQAVLYVDSQEAALKESGDVLLSGAEIFAELGEVVKGVKPAHCEKTTVFKSLGMAVEDMVAAKLVYDSWSSGK, from the exons ATGAGCTCTGTGCCAGCGTTCCTGAGCGCGGCAGATGTGCAGGACCACCTCCGCAGCTCTAGCCTACTCATCCCGCCTCTGGAGGCGGCTCTGGCCAACTTCTCCAGCGGCCCCGAAGGAGGGGTCATGCAGCCGGTGCGCACCGTGGTGCCCGTGGCCAAACACAGTGG TTTCCTGGGGGTCATGCCCGCCTACAGTGCAGCAGAGGACGCCCTGACCACCAAGTTGGTCACCTTCTATGAGGGCCACAGCACCACCTCCACTGTCCCCTCCCATCAGGCCACTGTGCTACTCTTCCAGCCGAGCGATGGCTCCCTTCTGGCG GTCATGGATGGAAATATCATAACTGCAAAGAGAACAGCTGCAGTGTCTGCCATCGCCACCAAG GTGAGGATATGGAACCGCACcaaagaaaatgcagagaagtTTGCGAACACAGTGCAAGGAGAGGTACGGGTCTGTTCATCGGTTCAGGAGGCTGTGACCGGGGCAGATGTGATCATCACAGTCACCATGGCAACGGAGCCCATTTTGTTCGGTGAATGGGTGAAGCCCGGGGCTCACATCAATG CCATCGGCGCCAGCAGACCTGACTGGAGAGAGCTGGATGATGAGCTCATGACACAGGCTGTGCTGTATGTGGATTCCCAGGAGGCCGCCCTGAAAGAGTCTGGAGATGTCCTCTTGTCAGGG GCCGAGATCTTCGCTGAGCTCGGAGAAGTGGTAAAGGGAGTGAAACCAGCCCACTGTGAGAAGACTACGGTGTTCAAGTCTTTGG